The Chryseobacterium nakagawai genome has a segment encoding these proteins:
- a CDS encoding bacteriocin-like protein, whose translation MKNSNLKKLSRQAAKEINGGIGLFRCSEKRPCSVGYCCNGECIDHDCPIEP comes from the coding sequence ATGAAAAATTCAAACCTTAAAAAGCTCAGTAGACAAGCTGCCAAAGAAATTAATGGTGGCATAGGACTTTTCAGATGCAGCGAAAAGAGACCTTGCTCCGTTGGATATTGCTGTAATGGAGAATGCATTGATCATGATTGTCCGATAGAACCTTAA
- a CDS encoding bacteriocin-like protein gives MKNLKKISRETAKQIKGAGLTKCTEHSQCIFGMCCKGVCMEYICFEE, from the coding sequence ATGAAAAATCTAAAGAAAATCAGTAGAGAAACTGCCAAGCAAATCAAGGGAGCAGGTCTTACAAAATGCACAGAACATTCACAATGTATTTTCGGAATGTGCTGTAAAGGTGTTTGTATGGAATATATCTGTTTTGAAGAATAA
- a CDS encoding bacteriocin-like protein, producing the protein MKNLKKINRQEQKNIQGSGIIKRCTEHFQCPGGACCRNTCVLNPCAME; encoded by the coding sequence ATGAAAAATTTAAAGAAAATCAATAGACAAGAACAAAAGAACATTCAAGGAAGTGGAATTATCAAAAGATGTACAGAACATTTTCAATGTCCCGGCGGAGCATGCTGTCGAAATACATGTGTTCTCAACCCTTGTGCAATGGAATAA
- a CDS encoding bacteriocin-like protein, whose product MKNLKKISRETAKQINGGKMERCSDINPCVVGWCCNGICSPFICIEF is encoded by the coding sequence ATGAAAAATCTAAAGAAAATCAGTAGAGAAACCGCAAAACAAATTAATGGCGGAAAAATGGAAAGATGCAGTGATATCAATCCATGTGTCGTGGGATGGTGTTGCAATGGAATCTGTTCACCATTCATTTGTATTGAATTCTAA
- a CDS encoding bacteriocin-like protein produces the protein MKNLKKISRKAAKQINGGLIGKCSRTNPCTVGWCCNGVCSPRACIEN, from the coding sequence ATGAAAAATTTAAAGAAAATCAGTAGAAAAGCCGCCAAGCAAATCAATGGTGGATTAATAGGAAAATGCAGTAGAACCAATCCATGTACTGTGGGCTGGTGTTGCAATGGTGTTTGTTCACCCCGTGCTTGTATTGAAAATTAG
- a CDS encoding bacteriocin-like protein, whose protein sequence is MKNLKKINREAAKQINGGAIARCSNTRPCTIGWCCDGACSPYMCPIID, encoded by the coding sequence ATGAAAAATTTAAAGAAAATCAACAGAGAAGCAGCAAAGCAAATCAATGGCGGAGCTATTGCAAGATGTAGCAATACAAGACCATGTACAATAGGATGGTGTTGTGATGGTGCTTGTAGTCCTTACATGTGTCCTATAATAGATTAG
- a CDS encoding pyruvate decarboxylase, which translates to MRKFIFFTAIITFLFIGLTSVKAQRNADDKIKKVLYFNPEVEPDIDEIKEPTNNAFFDAVSDNFNNRRNKMLRAEVQVPFDSIDKQTIMDYCSNNDADFAIVSKVRYFKVGFGKYVFSNQVVVSMKLFGADGNLVTETDHDTYRKNMRLLGSTVNSVKIGTEGAIKGIIKKLRKLKPTDTEL; encoded by the coding sequence ATGAGAAAATTTATATTCTTTACAGCAATTATTACTTTTTTATTCATTGGCCTTACTTCGGTAAAAGCACAAAGAAATGCTGATGATAAAATAAAGAAAGTTCTATACTTCAATCCCGAGGTAGAGCCTGATATTGATGAGATAAAGGAACCTACCAACAATGCATTCTTTGATGCTGTTTCCGATAACTTTAACAATAGAAGAAATAAAATGCTTCGTGCAGAAGTGCAGGTTCCCTTCGATAGCATAGACAAACAAACTATTATGGATTATTGTTCCAATAATGATGCTGATTTTGCTATTGTTTCCAAAGTCCGTTATTTCAAAGTAGGTTTTGGAAAGTATGTTTTCTCAAATCAGGTGGTGGTGAGCATGAAGCTTTTTGGAGCCGACGGAAATCTGGTGACAGAAACAGATCACGACACCTATCGTAAAAATATGCGTCTTCTTGGTTCTACTGTCAATTCTGTAAAAATAGGTACAGAAGGAGCGATTAAAGGAATCATTAAAAAGCTAAGAAAGCTCAAGCCTACAGATACAGAATTGTAG
- the rpsO gene encoding 30S ribosomal protein S15, whose translation MYLTTDKKQEIFAQHGKSAQDTGSAEGQIALFTFRINHLSQHLKANRHDFNTERSLVKLVGKRKSLLDYLKKKDIARYRAIIAALGLRK comes from the coding sequence ATGTACTTAACAACAGACAAAAAGCAGGAAATTTTCGCACAACACGGGAAATCTGCACAAGACACAGGAAGCGCAGAAGGACAAATCGCTCTTTTCACTTTCAGAATTAATCACTTATCTCAGCACTTAAAGGCTAACCGTCACGATTTCAACACAGAGAGATCTCTAGTGAAATTAGTAGGTAAGAGAAAAAGTTTATTAGATTACCTTAAGAAAAAAGATATCGCAAGATATAGAGCAATTATTGCTGCATTAGGACTAAGAAAATAA
- a CDS encoding DUF4260 domain-containing protein — protein MKTQLKLEYTAFLVLGVFAFAQTGYSWWWFAALFLTPDISMLGYTINNKVGAFCYNLFHHFGIAVAVYLIGTTLSLPYLQMIGTILFSHSAFDRILGYGLKYPDSFQNTHLGKIGKKMK, from the coding sequence ATGAAAACCCAATTAAAACTCGAATACACTGCATTTCTAGTGCTTGGAGTTTTTGCTTTTGCCCAAACAGGATATTCTTGGTGGTGGTTTGCTGCTTTGTTCCTTACGCCTGATATTTCTATGCTTGGATATACAATAAATAATAAAGTAGGTGCATTCTGTTATAATTTATTTCATCATTTTGGAATAGCTGTTGCTGTTTATCTTATAGGAACTACCCTATCACTCCCCTATTTACAAATGATCGGAACTATTTTGTTCTCCCATTCTGCTTTTGATAGAATATTAGGATATGGGTTGAAATATCCGGATAGTTTTCAGAATACGCATTTGGGGAAGATTGGAAAGAAGATGAAATGA
- a CDS encoding sugar MFS transporter has translation MNKEVQTQGRNYTVPLITITLLFFMWGFITCMNDILIPYLKQLFKLTFFESMLVQFCFFGAYFIGSLIYFLISISKGDPINKVGYKKGILFGIGLAALGCILFYPAATFSYYPLFLGALFILGLGFTVLQITANAYVSLLGSEESASSRLNMTQAFNAFGTTIAPVLGGHLIFELFSEPDGTFSAVATRIPYLIFAAILLLVGLLISRVKLPSFQTETEETVQGWGALKFNHLKFGVFAMFCYVGGEVAVGSFIISFLEETMKFNEAISKNYLSLYWGGAMIGRFLGAISLNQSISQAKKAVFMLGAATLVFLVIFSIVNLNFEQISFFLVFILLNFAAFFVGKAAPARTLSIFAAINVILLISTMVNHGEMAMYSVLGIGIFNSIMFSNIYTLAISGLGKYTSQGSSLVVMAILGGAIVPIFQGYLADQFGVQHSFIIPVFCYLVILIFGAYCTKYLGHVETTEAKSGH, from the coding sequence ATGAATAAAGAAGTACAAACTCAAGGCAGGAATTATACGGTTCCGTTGATTACCATCACCCTGCTGTTTTTCATGTGGGGATTCATCACCTGCATGAATGATATCCTGATCCCCTATCTGAAACAACTTTTTAAACTCACCTTTTTCGAATCCATGCTGGTACAGTTCTGTTTCTTCGGAGCTTACTTTATTGGATCTCTGATTTATTTTCTGATTTCCATTTCCAAAGGTGACCCAATCAATAAAGTAGGATACAAAAAGGGAATTTTGTTCGGAATTGGTTTAGCGGCATTAGGCTGTATCTTATTTTATCCGGCAGCAACATTCTCTTATTATCCCTTATTTTTGGGTGCTTTATTTATTTTAGGATTAGGATTTACGGTTTTGCAAATCACTGCCAATGCTTATGTTTCATTGCTTGGTTCAGAAGAGTCCGCATCCAGCCGATTGAATATGACACAGGCTTTCAATGCTTTTGGAACAACGATTGCACCGGTATTGGGCGGGCACCTAATTTTCGAACTGTTTTCTGAGCCGGATGGTACTTTCAGTGCGGTTGCTACCAGAATTCCCTATTTAATTTTTGCGGCCATCCTTCTATTGGTAGGATTATTAATTTCAAGAGTAAAATTGCCTTCATTTCAAACAGAAACCGAAGAAACGGTACAGGGTTGGGGAGCATTGAAATTCAACCATTTAAAATTTGGAGTTTTTGCTATGTTTTGCTACGTAGGTGGTGAAGTGGCGGTAGGAAGTTTCATTATCAGTTTCCTTGAAGAAACCATGAAGTTCAACGAAGCGATCAGTAAAAATTACCTTTCCTTATACTGGGGTGGTGCTATGATTGGACGTTTCTTAGGTGCCATTTCATTAAACCAATCTATTAGCCAGGCTAAAAAAGCAGTATTCATGTTAGGGGCTGCAACATTAGTTTTCCTGGTCATTTTCAGTATTGTAAACCTTAACTTTGAACAAATAAGCTTCTTTTTAGTATTTATTTTACTGAATTTTGCAGCCTTCTTTGTGGGCAAAGCAGCGCCAGCAAGAACGTTGTCTATTTTTGCGGCTATCAATGTTATTTTATTGATTTCAACGATGGTTAACCATGGAGAAATGGCTATGTACAGTGTTTTAGGAATCGGAATTTTCAATTCCATCATGTTCTCTAATATCTATACGCTGGCAATTTCAGGATTAGGAAAATATACAAGCCAAGGTTCATCACTAGTGGTAATGGCCATTTTGGGAGGTGCTATCGTCCCTATTTTTCAGGGTTATCTTGCCGATCAGTTTGGAGTACAGCATTCGTTCATTATTCCCGTATTCTGTTACCTGGTGATTTTAATTTTCGGAGCTTACTGTACCAAGTATCTTGGGCATGTAGAAACTACTGAAGCTAAATCAGGTCATTAA
- a CDS encoding polyribonucleotide nucleotidyltransferase has product MSIPQAFTEMITLADGREITIETGKLAKQADGSVVVKMGGTMLLATVVANKEANPGVDFLPLTVDYREKFYAGGRIPGNFFRREARPSDQEILTMRLVDRVLRPLFPEDFHAEVQVMISLISYDGKTIPDDLAGLAASAAIAITDIPFNGPMSEVRVVRFDGQLSINPSYEELKNSELDIMVGATKDSIVMVEGEMKEISEQEMLEAINFGHAEIKKQIEAQERLAEKVGKAFPKREYFHENHDEEIREKVWKETYDKVYEVARTPSGKEERGEKFKAVREEFLAQYADNEEELERVTPFVKVYYHDVEKEAMRQMILEDNIRLDGRDPQTIRPIWSEIDYLPGAHGSAVFTRGETQSLTAVTLGSVKDANMVDSVITQHDEKFFLHYNFPPFSTGEARPLRGTSRREVGHGNLAQRALQAVIPEENPYTIRIVSDILESNGSSSMATVCAGTLALMDAGVKITKPVSGIAMGLITDAKSGKFTVLSDILGDEDHLGDMDFKVTGTADGITACQMDIKIQGLSMDIMEKALMQARDGRLHILNKITETISEPRADVKPHAPKMVVMEIAKDFIGAVIGPGGKIIQQMQKDTDTVIAIEEIGEIGRIEIAGTDREKINAAVARINEITFVPVVGEVYNGKVVKVMDFGAFVAIAKGTEGLLHISEIEWARLDKVPYAEGDEVEVKFMGYDDRKKMKLSRKVLLPRPPRPEGQGRPEGQGRPQGERRPEGQGRPDGQRRPEGQRRPEGQDRPQGEKPMENQEPSTEA; this is encoded by the coding sequence ATGAGTATACCTCAAGCGTTTACAGAAATGATTACTCTTGCTGATGGCAGAGAAATCACTATTGAAACAGGAAAATTAGCTAAGCAGGCTGATGGATCTGTGGTAGTAAAAATGGGCGGAACAATGCTTTTAGCAACTGTTGTAGCCAATAAAGAAGCAAATCCTGGTGTAGATTTTTTACCATTAACAGTAGATTATAGAGAGAAATTCTATGCAGGTGGAAGAATTCCTGGAAACTTTTTCCGTAGAGAAGCAAGACCTTCAGATCAGGAAATTTTAACAATGCGTTTAGTAGACAGAGTACTACGTCCGCTTTTCCCTGAAGACTTCCACGCAGAAGTTCAGGTGATGATTTCTCTAATTTCTTATGACGGAAAAACAATTCCTGATGATTTAGCAGGTTTAGCAGCTTCGGCAGCTATTGCCATTACTGATATTCCTTTCAACGGACCAATGTCTGAAGTAAGAGTGGTAAGATTTGACGGACAACTTTCCATCAACCCAAGCTATGAAGAATTGAAAAATTCTGAATTAGACATTATGGTTGGAGCTACTAAAGATTCTATCGTAATGGTAGAAGGGGAAATGAAAGAAATTTCTGAACAGGAAATGTTAGAAGCTATTAATTTTGGTCATGCTGAAATTAAAAAGCAAATTGAAGCTCAAGAAAGATTAGCAGAAAAAGTAGGTAAAGCTTTCCCAAAAAGAGAATATTTTCACGAAAATCACGACGAAGAAATTCGTGAAAAAGTTTGGAAAGAAACTTACGATAAAGTATATGAAGTAGCAAGAACTCCATCTGGTAAAGAAGAGAGAGGTGAGAAATTTAAAGCGGTTCGTGAAGAATTCCTTGCTCAATATGCTGATAATGAAGAAGAATTGGAAAGAGTAACTCCTTTCGTAAAAGTATATTATCATGATGTAGAGAAAGAAGCAATGCGTCAGATGATCCTTGAAGATAATATCCGTCTTGACGGTCGTGATCCTCAGACGATCCGTCCGATCTGGTCAGAAATTGACTACCTTCCGGGAGCTCATGGTTCTGCAGTGTTTACAAGAGGTGAAACTCAATCTTTAACAGCAGTAACTTTAGGTTCTGTAAAAGATGCAAACATGGTAGACAGCGTAATCACGCAACATGACGAAAAATTCTTCCTACATTATAACTTCCCTCCATTCTCAACAGGTGAAGCAAGACCTTTAAGAGGTACTTCAAGAAGAGAAGTAGGACACGGAAACTTAGCTCAAAGAGCATTGCAGGCAGTTATTCCTGAAGAAAATCCATATACCATCAGAATTGTTTCTGATATCCTTGAATCAAACGGTTCGTCTTCAATGGCAACGGTTTGTGCAGGAACATTAGCATTAATGGATGCCGGAGTTAAGATTACAAAACCGGTTTCAGGTATTGCAATGGGATTGATCACAGATGCAAAATCTGGTAAATTCACTGTACTTTCTGATATCTTAGGAGATGAGGATCACCTTGGAGATATGGACTTTAAAGTAACAGGTACTGCAGATGGTATCACTGCTTGTCAGATGGATATCAAAATTCAGGGTCTTTCTATGGATATCATGGAAAAGGCTTTGATGCAAGCTAGAGACGGAAGATTACACATCTTAAATAAAATCACTGAAACTATTTCTGAGCCAAGAGCAGATGTGAAACCACACGCTCCGAAGATGGTAGTAATGGAGATCGCTAAAGACTTCATTGGTGCTGTAATCGGGCCTGGAGGAAAAATCATTCAGCAGATGCAGAAAGATACGGACACCGTTATTGCTATTGAAGAAATTGGTGAAATCGGACGTATCGAGATTGCAGGAACAGACAGAGAGAAAATCAATGCTGCTGTTGCAAGAATCAACGAAATTACTTTTGTACCGGTTGTAGGAGAAGTTTACAATGGAAAAGTTGTGAAAGTAATGGATTTCGGTGCTTTCGTTGCGATTGCTAAAGGAACAGAAGGACTTCTTCACATTTCTGAAATTGAATGGGCTCGTTTAGACAAAGTTCCTTATGCTGAAGGGGATGAAGTAGAAGTTAAATTTATGGGTTACGATGATCGTAAGAAAATGAAGCTTTCCCGTAAAGTTCTTTTACCAAGACCTCCAAGACCTGAAGGACAAGGTAGACCTGAAGGACAAGGAAGACCACAAGGAGAAAGAAGGCCAGAAGGACAAGGAAGACCAGACGGACAAAGAAGACCGGAAGGGCAAAGAAGACCTGAAGGACAAGATAGACCACAAGGGGAAAAACCTATGGAAAATCAAGAACCTTCTACTGAAGCATAA
- a CDS encoding TonB-dependent receptor, whose product MARIFALIFIWILLLSTSLLSAQTIQNFSLSGSITSDKAKQMEISLLDAENKLVKTEIADSNGKFNFNDVKGGTYRLKINRNGSEVYHSDVISLTGNITLPSIDLNIKSIERVTITKAKPMIERQDGKMIMNVENSIASTGNSAFEVLEKAPGISIDNNDNISLRGKGNLLIQIDGKNTPMTGSDLANYLKGIPSSTIDKIEFITNPSSKYDAAGSSIINIKLKKEQRKGTNGSISTSLGVGKYVKNNNSFSINHRNKKINVFANYSFAYREAYNGLVLDRNFYENNNFQKAYIQDNYLKFKFKNHIAKAGMDYYLNDKNVLGFSVGLVSNRFNLNGDNANTTLGSSYTPESTFNTQNVSNDRWTNVSVNLNHKYTIDSLGSEISTDFDYINYSNSSLQNFETKTHQIISGTDQLDIMKGDMNGKLNIYSLKSDLTKNLKNDWKLESGIKTSFVKTDNDMKFFNVDNGVLNPDLRKTNHFIYEENINALYGNVSKKWDKLKATAGLRLENTNVKGTQLATNQVNKRNYTQLFPSAVLSYDLTEKSNLEVNLSRRITRPSYNQLNPFKLYLDPTTMRSGNQDLNPQTTMNYELTYSLSNKYFATLSYSRTSDNITDILKPISENGQNVTVQTFENLNSVSYYGLYLIAPVKVTKWWDMNNSANFYYGSYTGNVSGTQINNKGNFTFNINSINSFKLGNGFTAELTGNYKAKEVYAYLNVSPNWYLNIGAQKKFKNNSTLKFSFTDVFFTSNIKGQTVYNDYLENFAVKRDTRVVTLSYTYNFGSSKNGQPRKTGGAEDLKQRIGS is encoded by the coding sequence ATGGCCAGAATATTTGCACTCATTTTCATCTGGATACTGCTGCTGTCCACTAGCTTATTGTCAGCCCAGACGATACAGAACTTTTCCTTGTCGGGAAGTATTACATCTGATAAAGCAAAACAAATGGAGATTAGCCTTTTGGATGCTGAAAATAAGTTAGTAAAAACAGAAATCGCAGACTCCAACGGGAAGTTTAATTTCAATGATGTTAAAGGCGGAACTTATCGTTTAAAAATCAATAGAAACGGATCTGAAGTATATCATTCAGATGTTATTTCTTTAACTGGTAATATAACACTCCCTTCTATTGATCTCAATATAAAATCTATTGAAAGGGTAACGATCACCAAAGCCAAGCCTATGATCGAAAGACAGGATGGAAAAATGATTATGAATGTAGAAAACAGTATTGCCAGCACTGGAAATTCAGCTTTTGAGGTATTGGAAAAAGCTCCGGGAATCAGTATTGACAATAATGATAACATCAGCCTCCGCGGAAAAGGAAATCTCCTGATTCAGATTGATGGTAAAAATACACCAATGACCGGAAGTGATCTGGCCAACTATCTTAAAGGAATTCCTTCATCAACAATTGATAAAATAGAATTCATCACCAACCCTTCATCAAAGTATGATGCAGCCGGATCTTCCATTATCAATATCAAGCTTAAAAAAGAGCAGAGAAAAGGCACAAACGGAAGTATCTCAACTTCTTTAGGAGTGGGTAAATATGTGAAGAACAATAACAGTTTCAGCATCAATCACCGAAATAAAAAAATCAATGTATTTGCCAACTACAGCTTTGCTTACAGAGAAGCTTATAACGGCTTGGTGTTGGACCGGAACTTCTATGAGAACAATAACTTTCAAAAGGCTTATATACAGGATAACTACCTGAAGTTTAAGTTCAAAAATCATATCGCTAAAGCTGGAATGGATTATTACCTGAATGATAAAAATGTACTCGGATTTTCTGTAGGATTGGTTTCCAACAGATTCAATCTTAATGGGGATAATGCCAATACGACACTGGGAAGTTCCTACACTCCTGAAAGTACCTTTAATACACAAAATGTATCCAATGACCGTTGGACCAACGTTTCGGTTAACTTAAACCATAAATATACCATTGACTCTCTGGGATCAGAGATTTCCACAGATTTTGATTATATCAATTATTCCAACTCCTCTTTACAGAATTTTGAAACGAAAACCCATCAAATCATCAGCGGAACGGATCAACTTGATATCATGAAGGGAGACATGAATGGAAAATTAAATATTTACTCCTTAAAATCTGACCTTACCAAGAATTTAAAAAATGACTGGAAGCTTGAAAGCGGAATTAAGACCAGTTTTGTAAAAACAGATAATGATATGAAGTTCTTCAATGTTGACAATGGGGTTTTAAATCCTGATCTTAGAAAAACCAATCATTTTATTTATGAAGAAAACATCAATGCCCTCTATGGAAATGTATCTAAAAAATGGGATAAATTGAAAGCTACAGCAGGTTTAAGGCTTGAAAACACCAATGTAAAAGGAACACAGCTTGCCACCAACCAGGTGAACAAAAGAAACTACACTCAATTGTTCCCTAGTGCTGTATTATCTTATGACTTGACAGAAAAAAGCAATCTGGAAGTAAACCTCAGCAGAAGGATTACAAGACCAAGTTATAATCAATTGAATCCATTTAAACTTTATCTTGATCCTACGACCATGAGATCCGGAAATCAGGATCTGAATCCGCAGACTACAATGAATTACGAGCTTACTTACAGCCTCAGCAATAAATATTTTGCAACATTAAGCTATAGCAGAACCTCAGATAATATTACCGATATTCTGAAACCTATTTCAGAAAATGGACAGAATGTAACAGTGCAGACTTTTGAAAACCTAAACTCAGTATCCTATTACGGATTATACCTGATCGCTCCTGTAAAGGTTACCAAATGGTGGGATATGAACAACAGCGCTAATTTTTATTATGGTTCATACACCGGAAATGTTTCCGGAACACAGATCAACAACAAAGGAAACTTTACGTTTAATATCAACAGCATCAACTCCTTCAAATTAGGAAACGGATTTACGGCTGAATTAACCGGAAATTATAAGGCTAAAGAAGTGTATGCTTATCTGAACGTAAGTCCTAATTGGTATTTGAATATCGGTGCGCAGAAGAAGTTTAAAAACAACAGTACCCTGAAGTTCTCCTTCACAGATGTATTCTTTACCAGTAACATAAAAGGGCAAACCGTTTATAATGATTATCTGGAAAATTTTGCTGTAAAAAGAGACACACGGGTAGTAACGCTTTCCTATACTTACAATTTCGGATCCTCTAAGAATGGACAGCCGAGAAAAACCGGGGGAGCTGAAGATCTTAAACAGAGAATTGGAAGCTAG
- a CDS encoding MarR family winged helix-turn-helix transcriptional regulator encodes MEKLNSIIFYNIDKAIRAYRNYAQRQLKASGFTITIDQWLIIKAILENPGITQNEIGDLVFKDNASVTRIIDLMVKSEYITRHVHPDDRRKTNLEVTDSGKKVIKEVQNIVENNRKIALKGVSKDELEMMYSALLKISENCLKLKK; translated from the coding sequence ATGGAAAAATTAAATTCAATCATATTCTATAACATAGACAAAGCTATCAGAGCCTATAGAAACTATGCACAACGCCAACTGAAAGCAAGCGGTTTTACAATCACTATCGATCAGTGGCTTATCATCAAAGCAATTCTGGAAAACCCGGGAATTACCCAGAATGAAATTGGTGATCTGGTTTTTAAGGACAATGCATCTGTGACGAGAATTATTGATCTAATGGTAAAATCTGAATATATCACAAGACATGTTCATCCTGATGATCGTAGAAAAACAAACCTGGAAGTAACAGATTCTGGAAAAAAAGTCATCAAAGAGGTTCAGAATATCGTAGAAAATAATCGCAAGATTGCTTTGAAAGGAGTTTCAAAAGATGAGCTTGAAATGATGTATTCAGCTTTACTGAAAATTTCAGAAAACTGTCTCAAACTTAAAAAATAA
- a CDS encoding TfoX/Sxy family protein, which produces MAYNIELADRVREWLAQLNDIKVEEKKMFGGLAFLVNDKMCINISHDNLMCRYNPEKEEEVAEKTGFLPMIMRGKQLKEYCYVEPDGFQKPEDFEYWMKLCLDYNTIAKTSKKR; this is translated from the coding sequence ATGGCTTACAATATAGAATTGGCTGATAGGGTTAGAGAATGGCTGGCCCAGTTGAATGATATTAAAGTAGAGGAAAAGAAAATGTTTGGTGGACTGGCATTTTTGGTAAATGACAAAATGTGTATCAACATCAGCCACGACAACCTGATGTGCCGCTATAACCCTGAAAAGGAAGAAGAAGTAGCGGAGAAAACGGGTTTTCTTCCTATGATTATGAGAGGGAAACAATTAAAGGAATACTGCTATGTAGAACCTGATGGATTTCAGAAACCCGAAGATTTTGAATATTGGATGAAGCTTTGTCTTGATTATAACACAATTGCTAAGACTTCGAAGAAGAGGTAG